TCCGGCAGCAACGACATCGCCGACTTTATGAAGAAGTTGGCTGGCCTGCGCGTACAAGGTGTAATACCCATCACCATGATCGAGGATCAGCAGATTTCCAAACCCTCTGAACGGTTTTGAAAAAACCACTTTTCCCGCTGCCACGGCACACATGGGCAACCCCGGTTTTTGCGCAATCTCGATACCCTGACTTTCGATACGGGTATCCAGTCCCGCATTGAAATTGGTGCCGAAACGCACCACAAGTTTGCCTTGCACGGGCCAGGGCAACCTGCCCTTCTGCTTTTTAAAACCGACCGCCGAGCCACTATACGCGCCGGATTTTTCCGATTCAAGCGTTTTAAGTAATTTCCGCAAACGTCGGGCTTTTTCCTCCAATTGGGCGATTTCGTCTTTTATCGCCTCGCGCTTATTGCGTAGCTTGCTTATAGCCGCCTTACGAATCTTTCTGCCGTTTTTCAAGGTTTTCTGGCTGGCGTCAATGATACTCAATCGCCGCTGCTGATCACCATGCAGGTTTTCGAGTTCCTGCAAGGCTGTCTGCAAGGCACGCCAATCCTCGCGGTAATCATTCAGCAGTAAACGATCCTGGCGCACCAGTCGGGTAAGATAAAGGAAGTTTTCGGCCACGCGGGAAGGGGAATCTTTTTGAAACAGTACTTTGAACAGGCGCATTTCCCCACGACGATAGACAGCTCCAAGGCGCCGCCGCACCTGCTGTTCTTTTTCGGAAATCTGGTCGGTCAGGCTGGCAATACGCGTTTCTTTCGCTAGGATATCCT
This DNA window, taken from Syntrophotalea carbinolica DSM 2380, encodes the following:
- a CDS encoding murein hydrolase activator EnvC family protein, which gives rise to MRLFTKTAVSGMPFGVLFLLLCLVWPARADDIDRQRQNLKEIQNRIERLSKQLDTSKVREGEAQQELMELEKELSGLQQNSTRLEKRLNSVKKDILAKETRIASLTDQISEKEQQVRRRLGAVYRRGEMRLFKVLFQKDSPSRVAENFLYLTRLVRQDRLLLNDYREDWRALQTALQELENLHGDQQRRLSIIDASQKTLKNGRKIRKAAISKLRNKREAIKDEIAQLEEKARRLRKLLKTLESEKSGAYSGSAVGFKKQKGRLPWPVQGKLVVRFGTNFNAGLDTRIESQGIEIAQKPGLPMCAVAAGKVVFSKPFRGFGNLLILDHGDGYYTLYAQASQLLHKVGDVVAAGDKVGLSGFGGSDTVYFEIRQRGTPLDPLQWLKPRS